A single region of the Gottschalkia purinilytica genome encodes:
- the argS gene encoding arginine--tRNA ligase, which produces MIDFKNEISILISSEVEGLNVEEIESLIEVPPNYDLGDYALPCFRFAKIFRKSPNIIAEELAENLKGNKYFSKIENVGGYINFFVNKEILAKTVLEEVLNQKEKFGSKNIGEGKNVVIDYSSPNIAKPFHVGHLRSTVIGKSLYNIYNFLGYNSIGINHLGDWGTQFGKMICAYKKWGNKEEIEREPIKTLQGLYVKFHEECEKEPSLEDEGRMWFKKLEDGDEEAKKIWKWFVELSLEEFERIYKLLKVDFDYYTGESFYEDKMDRVVDMIKEKNILKESKGAYIVDLEDYNMPPCLIIKSDGTTIYATRDITAAIYRKDTFDFAKAIYITDYAQNLHFAQWFKVIELMGYDWAKNLEHVPFGRVSTEEGKLQTRKGNVILLDELLERAIEKVKLVIEEKNPGLENKEEVAKMVGIGAVIFNDLSNNKIKDIVFNWDRMLSFEGETGPYVQYTHARANSVLRKAQYDVTSDIDYSLLTNDVAINVIRLLQSFSNAVVSAMEKNEPSFIARHIIDLAQAFNRFYHECPIIVEDEKTQKARLSIVYSVVTVLKTGLGLLGIEAPEKM; this is translated from the coding sequence ATGATTGATTTTAAAAATGAAATCTCGATATTAATTAGTAGTGAGGTAGAGGGACTAAATGTAGAAGAAATAGAAAGTCTTATTGAAGTACCACCAAACTATGATTTAGGAGATTATGCACTACCATGTTTCAGATTTGCAAAGATATTTAGAAAGTCACCTAATATAATTGCAGAAGAATTAGCAGAAAACTTAAAAGGAAATAAATATTTTAGCAAGATTGAAAATGTAGGAGGATATATAAACTTCTTTGTAAATAAAGAGATTCTTGCAAAGACAGTATTAGAAGAGGTATTAAATCAAAAAGAAAAGTTTGGATCTAAAAATATTGGTGAAGGAAAGAATGTAGTTATAGACTATTCATCACCAAACATTGCTAAGCCATTTCATGTAGGACATTTACGTTCAACAGTTATAGGAAAGTCTTTATATAATATATATAATTTCTTAGGATACAATTCTATAGGTATAAATCACTTAGGTGACTGGGGAACACAATTTGGAAAAATGATATGTGCATATAAAAAATGGGGAAATAAAGAAGAAATAGAAAGAGAACCAATAAAGACACTTCAAGGCTTATATGTGAAGTTTCATGAAGAATGTGAAAAGGAACCGTCATTAGAAGATGAAGGAAGAATGTGGTTTAAAAAGTTAGAAGATGGAGATGAGGAAGCAAAAAAGATTTGGAAGTGGTTTGTTGAATTAAGTCTAGAAGAATTTGAGAGAATTTATAAATTATTAAAAGTTGACTTTGACTATTATACAGGTGAGAGTTTTTATGAAGATAAAATGGACAGAGTAGTTGATATGATAAAAGAAAAAAATATACTAAAAGAAAGTAAAGGCGCTTATATAGTTGATTTAGAAGACTATAATATGCCACCTTGTCTTATTATAAAAAGTGATGGAACTACAATATATGCTACAAGAGATATAACTGCTGCCATATACAGAAAAGACACATTCGATTTTGCAAAGGCAATCTATATTACAGACTATGCTCAAAACTTACATTTTGCACAATGGTTTAAGGTTATAGAATTAATGGGATATGATTGGGCTAAAAATTTAGAGCATGTTCCTTTTGGTAGAGTAAGTACTGAAGAAGGTAAATTACAGACTAGAAAAGGAAATGTAATCCTATTAGATGAATTATTAGAAAGAGCAATTGAAAAGGTAAAATTAGTTATAGAAGAAAAGAATCCAGGATTAGAAAATAAAGAAGAAGTCGCTAAAATGGTAGGTATTGGTGCAGTAATCTTTAACGATTTAAGTAATAATAAAATAAAAGATATAGTATTTAACTGGGATAGAATGTTAAGCTTTGAAGGAGAAACAGGTCCATATGTACAGTATACTCATGCAAGAGCAAATAGTGTTTTAAGAAAAGCACAATATGATGTAACTTCAGATATAGATTATTCTTTACTTACAAATGATGTGGCAATAAATGTGATAAGATTATTACAAAGCTTTTCCAATGCTGTAGTTTCAGCGATGGAAAAAAATGAACCATCATTTATAGCTAGACATATAATCGACTTAGCACAAGCTTTCAATAGATTTTATCATGAATGTCCTATAATAGTTGAAGATGAAAAGACACAAAAAGCTAGACTAAGTATAGTATATTCGGTTGTAACTGTTTTAAAAACAGGGCTAGGGCTATTAGGAATAGAAGCTCCTGAAAAAATGTAG
- a CDS encoding anti-sigma factor family protein — protein sequence MECREVIENMDEYIEKRLTDIEAHNIKKHIDKCQPCKKEYIEMKNVFDIISDCSNIQAPLNFTDRVMNNIKSYETSKKIKQLALSRWGTSLVAAGILLMILNFTQYSPSKIMESMYESATEINKIVVNPFSKISDKFKIISNLNIWNK from the coding sequence ATGGAATGCAGAGAAGTAATAGAGAATATGGATGAATACATTGAAAAAAGACTCACAGATATAGAGGCTCATAATATAAAGAAACATATAGATAAGTGTCAGCCATGTAAAAAAGAGTATATAGAGATGAAGAATGTTTTTGATATTATTTCAGATTGTAGTAACATTCAAGCACCTTTAAATTTTACTGATAGAGTTATGAATAATATTAAAAGTTATGAAACAAGTAAAAAGATAAAACAACTAGCTTTAAGTAGATGGGGAACAAGTCTTGTAGCAGCAGGAATTTTATTAATGATTCTTAACTTTACTCAATACAGTCCTAGTAAGATTATGGAAAGCATGTATGAAAGTGCAACTGAAATAAATAAGATAGTTGTAAATCCATTTAGTAAAATATCTGATAAATTTAAAATCATATCCAATTTAAATATATGGAATAAATAG
- a CDS encoding DUF523 domain-containing protein produces MYLISACLAGVNCRYNGDNNLNEKILKLVKDKKAILVCPEQLGGLSTPRPPSEMVKDSEGQIKILTNEGEDVTKYFVKGAEETLNIAKMMDIKVAILKARSPSCGYGKIYDGTFSGKLKNGVGVTSSLLLKNGIKIYTEEDIEKESSILDC; encoded by the coding sequence ATGTATTTAATAAGTGCATGCTTAGCAGGGGTTAATTGTAGATATAATGGAGATAATAATTTAAATGAAAAAATATTGAAGTTGGTTAAAGACAAAAAAGCTATTCTAGTTTGCCCTGAACAGTTAGGAGGACTTTCTACTCCTAGACCTCCTAGTGAGATGGTGAAAGATTCTGAAGGTCAAATAAAAATCTTAACCAACGAAGGAGAAGACGTAACTAAGTATTTTGTAAAAGGTGCAGAGGAAACCTTAAATATAGCTAAAATGATGGATATAAAAGTAGCTATATTAAAAGCAAGAAGTCCATCTTGTGGTTATGGCAAAATATATGATGGAACATTTAGTGGAAAGCTAAAAAATGGAGTTGGAGTTACATCTAGTCTTCTTTTAAAAAATGGAATAAAAATATATACAGAAGAGGATATAGAAAAAGAAAGCTCTATACTAGATTGTTGA
- a CDS encoding RNA polymerase sigma factor, with product MNEEQIIKEIQNGNYSEFSQIVDLYKNKVFGMAYKFTNDYDEAQDLSQEVFLKIYKQIKNFRFESKLSTWIYRICMNTCIDWKRKKEKIKSINFSNMTSEENKDQQIEIKDESLLPEDKIVANEKSQEIHNLIYSLPDKYKTVITMYHFNEMSYEDIAEVLNVPQRTIETRLYRARRILKEKLSKTVVRGEPKWNAEK from the coding sequence TTGAATGAAGAACAAATTATTAAAGAAATTCAAAATGGTAACTATTCAGAATTCTCCCAAATAGTTGACTTATATAAAAATAAGGTTTTTGGAATGGCTTATAAATTTACAAATGATTATGATGAGGCACAAGATTTATCACAAGAAGTTTTTTTGAAAATATATAAACAAATAAAAAACTTTAGATTCGAAAGTAAGTTATCAACTTGGATATATAGAATATGTATGAATACTTGTATAGATTGGAAAAGAAAAAAAGAAAAAATAAAAAGTATAAACTTTTCTAATATGACAAGTGAAGAAAATAAAGATCAACAAATTGAAATAAAAGATGAATCATTATTACCAGAAGATAAAATTGTAGCTAATGAAAAGAGTCAGGAAATTCATAACTTAATTTATAGTCTACCTGACAAATATAAAACAGTAATAACAATGTATCATTTTAATGAAATGTCATATGAAGATATAGCTGAGGTATTAAACGTACCACAACGAACCATAGAAACAAGGCTTTATAGAGCAAGAAGAATCTTAAAAGAAAAACTTTCAAAGACTGTTGTTAGGGGTGAACCTAAATGGAATGCAGAGAAGTAA
- a CDS encoding DUF4097 family beta strand repeat-containing protein → MKTSKIGRITLAITLIFLGIVLLLKNFIKIDIFNVLSIMWPCIIILFGLEIIITKLVYERKEIDVKTKIDVISVIILSMVVFILAITSFVRTIYLDEIGSSDFKSFVKRVTRTNYKYSQDIEDTFTISSEGKNELKVDDYYGDVSIVKGEGNEVKVEAKITYKYDDNKYGQKTVKDFLKVRENGDSIEINTSDVKDYFNRLSSDVFIEKMEYRVTLPNNLLLDLDQKYGKTNLENIEKPIDVDSNYSNMTLKNITGKLDIESGYSDISIDSVNGDVEIEDKYSEIDIKNVSGNLKADKKYGDMSLEKINNNLDIVSEYANIDIKESNKSVYIKSKYGDIKYMVANPIQEKLEIYSQYGDTDISIPANQEGNFNIINEHGEIENQLGLKVEDKMNKQIVRQTKGSGEVRININTKNENVRLNSN, encoded by the coding sequence TTGAAAACAAGCAAAATAGGTAGAATAACATTGGCAATAACACTTATATTCTTAGGAATAGTATTGCTACTTAAAAACTTTATTAAAATAGATATATTTAATGTACTTTCTATAATGTGGCCTTGTATAATAATATTATTTGGACTAGAAATTATCATAACTAAATTAGTTTATGAAAGAAAGGAAATAGATGTAAAAACTAAGATAGATGTTATAAGTGTGATTATACTATCGATGGTTGTTTTTATATTAGCTATAACATCATTTGTAAGAACAATTTATTTAGACGAGATAGGATCTTCTGATTTTAAATCATTCGTAAAGAGGGTAACCAGAACGAACTACAAATATAGTCAAGATATTGAGGATACATTTACTATAAGTTCAGAAGGAAAGAATGAATTGAAAGTTGATGATTACTATGGAGATGTATCCATTGTAAAGGGTGAGGGAAACGAAGTTAAAGTAGAGGCTAAAATAACATATAAATATGATGACAATAAATATGGACAAAAAACTGTTAAGGATTTTCTTAAAGTAAGAGAAAATGGTGATTCTATAGAGATAAATACTAGCGATGTTAAAGATTATTTTAATAGATTATCATCTGATGTTTTTATAGAGAAAATGGAGTATAGAGTGACTTTACCAAACAATTTATTATTAGATTTAGATCAAAAATATGGAAAAACTAATTTAGAGAATATTGAGAAACCTATAGATGTAGATAGTAATTATTCAAACATGACATTAAAAAATATAACTGGAAAATTGGATATAGAATCAGGATACTCTGATATATCTATTGATTCTGTAAATGGTGATGTCGAGATTGAAGATAAATATAGTGAAATTGATATAAAAAATGTATCTGGAAACTTAAAAGCAGATAAAAAGTATGGAGATATGAGTTTAGAAAAAATAAATAATAACTTAGATATAGTAAGTGAATACGCAAATATAGATATAAAAGAATCAAATAAATCAGTTTATATAAAATCTAAATATGGTGATATAAAATATATGGTAGCAAATCCTATACAAGAAAAATTAGAGATATATAGTCAATATGGAGATACTGATATATCTATTCCAGCTAATCAAGAAGGTAACTTTAATATAATAAATGAACATGGTGAGATAGAAAATCAGTTGGGATTAAAAGTAGAAGATAAAATGAATAAACAAATAGTAAGACAGACAAAAGGTTCGGGAGAAGTAAGAATCAATATAAATACTAAAAATGAGAATGTAAGACTTAACTCTAATTAA
- a CDS encoding amidase domain-containing protein, protein MDYNFNKTVTGIYPYDRKKAYLYAAKWAFSRNPEYYDFENLGGDCTNFISQALHAGGCPMNHTRDTGWYFYNLNNRAAAWTGVEFLYRFLMNNKGRGPIARLCKIEELEVGDIIQLNFEDDNIFNHSLLVVRIEQPINHDNIFISTHTDDRFDYQLSNYYYNDIRYIHIEGYKY, encoded by the coding sequence ATGGACTATAATTTTAATAAAACTGTAACTGGAATCTATCCTTATGACAGGAAAAAAGCATATTTATATGCTGCTAAGTGGGCTTTTAGTAGAAATCCAGAATATTATGATTTTGAAAACTTAGGAGGAGATTGTACTAACTTTATTTCTCAAGCATTACATGCAGGGGGATGTCCCATGAATCATACAAGAGACACAGGATGGTATTTCTATAATTTAAATAATAGAGCAGCTGCTTGGACAGGAGTAGAATTTCTCTATAGATTCCTTATGAACAATAAAGGAAGAGGACCTATAGCAAGGTTATGTAAAATTGAAGAATTAGAGGTAGGAGATATAATACAACTAAACTTTGAAGATGATAATATATTTAATCATAGTTTATTAGTTGTTAGAATAGAACAACCTATTAATCATGATAATATATTCATATCAACTCATACCGATGATAGATTTGACTATCAACTCTCTAATTATTATTATAATGATATAAGGTATATCCATATCGAAGGATATAAATACTAA